From Pseudokineococcus lusitanus, a single genomic window includes:
- the gmk gene encoding guanylate kinase yields the protein MSAATAGDGAPVPPARLTVLAGPTAVGKGTVSADVRERYPDVWLSVSVTTRSPRPGEVEGVHYHFASDEEFDRLAAEGQLLEWAVVHGRHRYGTPRGPVEQVLAEGRPALLEIDLQGARQVRATMPGARFVFLAPPSWDELVRRLVGRGTEDEAERERRLATARTELAAEAEFDVTVVNADVRQAGDDLVSSMGLRPHPRPPGA from the coding sequence CTGAGCGCCGCGACGGCGGGGGACGGCGCACCCGTCCCGCCGGCCCGGCTCACGGTCCTCGCCGGGCCCACGGCCGTCGGCAAGGGCACCGTGTCGGCCGACGTGCGCGAGCGGTACCCCGACGTGTGGCTGTCCGTCTCGGTCACCACGCGGTCCCCGCGGCCCGGCGAGGTCGAGGGCGTGCACTACCACTTCGCCTCCGACGAGGAGTTCGACCGCCTCGCGGCCGAGGGACAGCTGCTCGAGTGGGCGGTCGTCCACGGACGGCACCGCTACGGCACGCCGCGCGGGCCCGTCGAGCAGGTCCTCGCGGAGGGGCGTCCCGCGCTGCTGGAGATCGACCTGCAGGGCGCGCGCCAGGTGCGCGCGACGATGCCGGGCGCGCGCTTCGTCTTCCTCGCCCCGCCGTCGTGGGACGAGCTGGTGCGCCGGCTCGTCGGCCGCGGCACCGAGGACGAGGCCGAGCGGGAGCGCCGGCTGGCCACGGCGCGCACCGAGCTGGCCGCCGAGGCGGAGTTCGACGTCACCGTCGTCAACGCCGATGTCCGGCAGGCGGGCGACGACCTCGTATCATCGATGGGTCTGCGGCCGCACCCGCGGCCGCCCGGGGCCTGA
- a CDS encoding dihydroorotate dehydrogenase electron transfer subunit: MLSAGPDGACTRLVVHAPAAAAAARPGQFAACSTGDSGMLLRRSFSIAAADPAAGTLDLVVAVAGAGTARVAALREGDRLSVVAPLGRPYALPPAGEGVVLVGGGYGAAPLAWVGRLLRRRGSRVDLVVGAATRERLLGDTTPAADDGVLDAPVDAVHVTTDDGSAGTRGRVTDVLGPLLAAGGARHVLACGPMAMLRAVHVVAAAAGASTQLATEESMACGIGVCMTCVLPVVGDDGRTRMVRACTDGPVFPGERLRWDAIGAPAPQRPAGVGARVPDDAVGAPAPVAAVGGAR, from the coding sequence GTGCTCTCCGCGGGCCCCGACGGCGCGTGCACCCGTCTCGTCGTCCACGCGCCCGCGGCGGCCGCCGCGGCCCGGCCGGGCCAGTTCGCCGCGTGCTCGACGGGCGACTCCGGGATGCTCCTGCGCCGCTCGTTCTCGATCGCCGCGGCCGACCCGGCCGCGGGCACGCTCGACCTCGTCGTCGCCGTGGCCGGCGCGGGGACGGCGCGCGTCGCGGCCCTCCGCGAGGGGGACCGCCTGTCGGTGGTCGCCCCCCTCGGCCGCCCGTACGCGCTGCCACCCGCGGGCGAGGGCGTCGTCCTCGTCGGCGGCGGCTACGGCGCCGCGCCGCTGGCCTGGGTCGGCCGCCTCCTGCGGCGGCGGGGGAGCCGGGTCGACCTCGTCGTCGGGGCCGCCACGCGCGAGCGGCTGCTGGGGGACACCACGCCCGCCGCCGACGACGGCGTCCTCGACGCGCCCGTCGACGCCGTCCACGTGACGACCGACGACGGCTCGGCCGGCACCCGCGGCCGCGTCACGGACGTCCTCGGCCCGCTGCTGGCCGCCGGGGGCGCCCGCCACGTCCTCGCCTGCGGCCCGATGGCCATGCTGCGGGCCGTCCACGTGGTCGCGGCCGCGGCCGGTGCGAGCACGCAGCTGGCCACGGAGGAGTCGATGGCCTGCGGGATCGGCGTCTGCATGACGTGCGTCCTGCCGGTCGTCGGCGACGACGGCCGCACGCGCATGGTGCGGGCCTGCACCGACGGCCCCGTATTCCCGGGCGAGCGGCTGCGCTGGGACGCGATCGGCGCCCCGGCGCCGCAGCGGCCCGCCGGGGTCGGCGCCCGGGTGCCGGACGACGCCGTCGGCGCCCCCGCGCCCGTCGCCGCCGTCGGGGGAGCCCGGTGA
- a CDS encoding dihydroorotate dehydrogenase — protein sequence MSAATDVRPGLAPEDVDLSADLAGVRLRSGVMTASGCAAAGRELAAFTDVAALGAVVTKSVMLAPRSGRPTPRMAETPAGMLNSIGLQGGGVDALVEHDLPWLAAAGATAVVSVAGGDPDEFGEVARRVVTSPAAAGVAALEVNISCPNVANRGLVFACDPGSSAAVLRAVRAAVGDDVVLLAKLSPDVTDLVGIARACVEAGASGLTAINTLLGVDIDVRTMRPRLAVTTGGLSGPAVRPVAVRCVWQLRAAMLAGLLPEVPVVGTGGVAGPEDAFQLVLAGASAVQVGTALFADPSTPARVDAGLRSLLAERGLASLGEAVGHAHRP from the coding sequence GTGAGCGCCGCGACCGACGTCCGGCCCGGGCTCGCGCCCGAGGACGTGGACCTCTCGGCCGACCTCGCCGGCGTGCGGCTGCGGTCCGGCGTCATGACGGCGAGCGGCTGCGCGGCCGCCGGCCGCGAGCTCGCCGCCTTCACCGACGTCGCCGCGCTCGGCGCCGTCGTGACGAAGTCGGTCATGCTCGCGCCCCGCTCCGGACGCCCCACCCCGCGCATGGCCGAGACGCCCGCGGGGATGCTCAACTCCATCGGCCTGCAGGGCGGCGGCGTCGACGCGCTCGTCGAGCACGACCTGCCGTGGCTCGCCGCGGCCGGCGCCACCGCCGTCGTCTCGGTGGCCGGCGGCGACCCGGACGAGTTCGGCGAGGTGGCCCGCCGGGTCGTCACGTCCCCGGCCGCGGCCGGCGTCGCGGCGCTCGAGGTCAACATCTCGTGCCCCAACGTCGCCAACCGCGGGCTCGTCTTCGCCTGCGACCCGGGCAGCAGCGCCGCGGTGCTGCGGGCCGTCCGCGCGGCGGTGGGCGACGACGTCGTCCTCCTCGCCAAGCTGTCGCCCGACGTCACCGACCTCGTCGGCATCGCCCGCGCCTGCGTCGAGGCGGGGGCCAGCGGGCTCACTGCCATCAACACGCTGCTCGGCGTCGACATCGACGTCCGGACGATGCGGCCGCGGCTCGCCGTGACGACCGGCGGCCTGTCCGGCCCGGCCGTGCGTCCGGTGGCCGTCCGGTGCGTCTGGCAGCTGCGCGCGGCGATGCTCGCGGGCCTGCTGCCCGAGGTGCCCGTCGTCGGCACCGGCGGCGTCGCGGGCCCCGAGGACGCCTTCCAGCTCGTCCTCGCGGGGGCGAGCGCCGTCCAGGTGGGGACGGCGCTCTTCGCGGACCCGTCGACCCCCGCGCGGGTCGACGCCGGCCTGCGGTCCCTGCTCGCGGAGCGGGGCCTCGCGTCCCTCGGCGAGGCCGTCGGCCACGCCCACCGGCCGTGA
- the coaBC gene encoding bifunctional phosphopantothenoylcysteine decarboxylase/phosphopantothenate--cysteine ligase CoaBC: MSSSSGRRPRVVLGVAGGIAAYKAASLLRLLTEGGADVRVLPTASALRFVGAPTWAALSGHPVATDVWDDVHEVPHVRTGREADLVVVAPATADLLARAAAGIADDLLTSTLLTATCPVLLAPAMHTEMWEHPATRDNVALLRRRGTVVLDPAVGRLTGADTGRGRLPEPEEVHAAALALLDAGTPGRPRATGAGEAPAGDLAGRRVVVSAGGTREPLDPVRYLGNRSSGRQGVALAARAAARGADVVLVAAHLEVPAPAGVRVVDVGDARELRAAVLAEAAGADALVMAAAVADFRPAAVSATKVKKDPGTEDAPVVTLVRNPDVLAEAARPGPDRAAVVVGFAAETGDDAGDVLAHGRAKLARKGCDLLVVNEVGAEARTGGGFGTAGNTVVLLGDDGTEQPVGPAPKEDVADAVWDAVVRRWARDLPPTSR, encoded by the coding sequence GTGAGCAGCAGCAGCGGCCGCCGCCCCCGCGTCGTCCTCGGCGTGGCGGGCGGCATCGCCGCCTACAAGGCCGCGTCGCTGCTGCGGCTGCTCACCGAGGGCGGTGCCGACGTCCGGGTTCTCCCCACGGCGTCCGCCCTCCGCTTCGTCGGCGCGCCCACGTGGGCCGCGCTGTCCGGCCACCCCGTGGCCACCGACGTCTGGGACGACGTCCACGAGGTCCCGCACGTCCGCACCGGCCGCGAGGCCGACCTCGTCGTCGTCGCGCCGGCCACCGCGGACCTCCTCGCCCGCGCCGCCGCCGGGATCGCGGACGACCTCCTCACGAGCACGCTGCTGACGGCCACGTGCCCCGTGCTGCTGGCCCCGGCCATGCACACCGAGATGTGGGAGCACCCGGCCACGCGCGACAACGTCGCGCTCCTGCGCCGCCGCGGCACCGTCGTCCTCGACCCCGCCGTCGGCCGCCTCACCGGCGCCGACACGGGCCGGGGGCGCCTGCCGGAGCCGGAGGAGGTCCACGCCGCCGCGCTCGCGCTGCTGGACGCCGGCACCCCGGGCCGCCCGCGCGCCACGGGCGCCGGGGAGGCCCCGGCGGGCGACCTCGCCGGCCGCCGCGTCGTCGTGTCGGCGGGCGGCACGCGCGAGCCGCTCGACCCGGTCCGCTACCTCGGCAACCGCTCCTCCGGGCGCCAGGGCGTGGCGCTGGCCGCCCGCGCGGCGGCTCGCGGTGCCGACGTCGTGCTCGTCGCGGCGCACCTCGAGGTCCCCGCGCCCGCCGGCGTCCGCGTCGTCGACGTCGGGGACGCGCGCGAGCTGCGGGCCGCCGTCCTCGCCGAGGCCGCCGGGGCCGACGCCCTCGTCATGGCCGCCGCCGTCGCCGACTTCCGGCCCGCCGCGGTGTCCGCGACCAAGGTCAAGAAGGACCCGGGCACCGAGGACGCGCCCGTCGTCACCCTCGTCCGCAACCCCGACGTCCTCGCCGAGGCGGCGCGCCCCGGGCCGGACCGGGCGGCCGTCGTCGTCGGCTTCGCCGCGGAGACGGGCGACGACGCGGGCGACGTCCTCGCGCACGGCCGCGCCAAGCTCGCGCGCAAGGGGTGCGACCTCCTCGTCGTCAACGAGGTCGGTGCCGAGGCCCGCACCGGCGGCGGCTTCGGCACGGCCGGCAACACCGTCGTCCTCCTCGGCGACGACGGCACCGAGCAGCCGGTCGGCCCGGCGCCCAAGGAGGACGTGGCGGACGCCGTCTGGGACGCGGTCGTGCGCCGCTGGGCCCGCGACCTCCCGCCGACGTCGCGCTGA
- the mihF gene encoding integration host factor, actinobacterial type, which yields MPLPHLTDEQRAAALEKAAAARRERAAVKNRLKYGQGSLEEVVRDGRTDDVIGKMKVSALLESMPGVGRVTARKIMAEVGISESRRVRGLGAHQITALVERFGS from the coding sequence GTGCCGCTCCCGCACCTGACCGACGAGCAGCGCGCCGCCGCGCTGGAGAAGGCGGCCGCGGCACGCCGGGAGCGTGCGGCGGTGAAGAACCGCCTCAAGTACGGGCAGGGGTCCCTGGAGGAGGTCGTCCGCGACGGCCGGACGGACGACGTCATCGGGAAGATGAAGGTGAGTGCGCTGCTGGAGTCCATGCCCGGCGTGGGCCGGGTCACGGCCCGCAAGATCATGGCCGAGGTCGGCATCTCCGAGTCCCGCCGCGTGCGGGGCCTCGGGGCCCACCAGATCACCGCGCTCGTCGAGCGCTTCGGCTCCTGA
- the metK gene encoding methionine adenosyltransferase: MFTSESVTEGHPDKICDQISDGILDALLAQDPRSRVAVETMVTTGLVHVAGEVTTSGWADIPRIVRDTILRIGYDSSTKGFDGASCGVEVSIGAQSPDIAAGVDTAWEARGSGGAGVPADLDAVLDAQGAGDQGLMFGYACDDTPELMPLPVWTAHRLAERLAQVRRDGVLPYLRPDGKTQVTIGYDGDRAVRVDTVVVSSQHAADVSLEGMLAPDVLEHVVTPVLESTGLDADGVRLLVNPSGRFELGGPMGDAGLTGRKIIVDTYGGMARHGGGAFSGKDPSKVDRSAAYAMRWVAKNVVAAGLARRCEVQVAYAIGASRPVGLYVECFGTETAPLGRITAAIREVFDLRPAAVVRDLDLLRPVFAATAAYGHFGRELPDFTWERTDRVDDLLGAVG, encoded by the coding sequence CTGTTCACCTCCGAGTCCGTGACGGAGGGGCACCCGGACAAGATCTGCGACCAGATCAGCGACGGCATCCTCGACGCGCTCCTCGCCCAGGACCCGCGCAGCCGGGTGGCGGTGGAGACGATGGTCACCACCGGTCTCGTCCACGTGGCCGGCGAGGTGACGACGAGCGGCTGGGCCGACATCCCGCGGATCGTGCGCGACACCATCCTGCGGATCGGCTACGACAGCTCGACGAAGGGCTTCGACGGCGCCTCGTGCGGCGTCGAGGTGTCCATCGGGGCCCAGTCCCCGGACATCGCCGCCGGCGTCGACACCGCCTGGGAGGCCCGTGGTTCCGGCGGCGCCGGCGTCCCCGCGGACCTCGACGCGGTCCTCGACGCGCAGGGCGCGGGGGACCAGGGCCTCATGTTCGGCTACGCCTGCGACGACACCCCCGAGCTCATGCCGCTGCCGGTGTGGACGGCGCACCGGCTGGCCGAGCGGCTCGCGCAGGTCCGCCGCGACGGCGTCCTGCCGTACCTGCGGCCCGACGGCAAGACGCAGGTGACCATCGGCTACGACGGCGACCGGGCCGTCCGCGTCGACACCGTCGTCGTCTCGAGCCAGCACGCCGCCGACGTCTCCCTCGAGGGGATGCTCGCGCCGGACGTCCTCGAGCACGTCGTCACGCCCGTCCTCGAGAGCACGGGCCTCGACGCCGACGGCGTCCGCCTCCTCGTCAACCCCTCGGGCCGCTTCGAGCTGGGCGGCCCCATGGGCGACGCCGGGCTGACGGGCCGCAAGATCATCGTCGACACCTACGGCGGCATGGCCCGCCACGGCGGCGGCGCCTTCTCGGGCAAGGACCCGTCGAAGGTCGACCGCTCCGCCGCGTACGCCATGCGCTGGGTCGCCAAGAACGTCGTCGCGGCCGGGCTGGCGCGCCGCTGCGAGGTGCAGGTGGCCTACGCCATCGGGGCGTCACGGCCCGTGGGCCTCTACGTCGAGTGCTTCGGCACCGAGACGGCGCCGCTCGGCCGCATTACGGCGGCCATCCGGGAGGTCTTCGACCTGCGGCCCGCGGCCGTGGTCCGCGACCTCGACCTGCTCCGCCCGGTCTTCGCGGCGACGGCCGCGTACGGCCACTTCGGCCGCGAGCTGCCCGACTTCACGTGGGAGCGCACCGACCGGGTCGACGACCTGCTCGGCGCCGTCGGCTGA
- the carB gene encoding carbamoyl-phosphate synthase large subunit, whose amino-acid sequence MPRRDDLRSVLVIGSGPIVIGQACEFDYSGTQACRVLREEGLRVVLVNSNPATIMTDPEFADATYVEPITPEFVEKIIEVERPDAVLATLGGQTALNTAIALHDRGVLEKYGVELIGADVEAIQKGEDRQVFKEIVARCGAESARSTMAHTLEEALVAAEELGYPVVVRPSFTMGGLGSGFAHDAAELERFAGAGLRASPTSSVLLEESILGWKEYELELMRDGKDNVVVVCSIENLDPMGVHTGDSITVAPAMTLTDREYQHMRDVAIAVIREVGVDTGGCNIQFAVDPRDGRMVVIEMNPRVSRSSALASKATGFPIAKIAARLAVGYTLDEIPNDITRTTPASFEPALDYVVVKVPRFAFEKFPAADASLTTTMKSVGEAMAIGRSFPEALQKALRSLEKRGSSFHWDGAPAGPEELDSLMAQVAVPTDGRIVAVQQALRAGVGVDVLHEATGIDPWFLEEMAGIEEVAAEVAASPELTVDLLRRAKRAGFSDAQLGALRSMPEDVVRGVRHALGVRPVYKTVDTCAAEFASATPYHYSSYDEEDEVAPSDRRKVLILGSGPNRIGQGVEFDYSCVHAAFALRDAGYETVMVNCNPETVSTDYDTSDRLYFEPLTLEDVLEVVAAEQRSGEVVGVVVQLGGQTPLGLARGLEEAGVPVVGTSPSAIDLAEDRGAFGRVLAAAGLSSPRWGTAASAKEAVAVAEDIGYPVLVRPSFVLGGRGMEIVYDRETLAGYVARARATGVVVSPDHPLLVDRFLEDAIEIDVDALFDGEEMYLGGVMEHIEEAGVHSGDSACVLPPATLGRREVERVRRHTEAIARGIGVRGLLNVQFALAGDVLHVLEANPRASRTVPFVAKATGVQVAKACARVMLGATIAELREEGLLPREGDGGSLPLGAPVAVKEAVLPFKRFRTPAGDVVDSLLGPEMRSTGEVMGIDVDVPTAFAKSQTAAYGGLPTSGRVFVSVSDRDKRALVLPVKRLVELGFEVLATEGTAEVLQRNGIRSTVVRKHSAGPGPSVDGAPGEPTVVQRILAGDVDVVVNTPSGTAARADGYEIRAATTAMDKPIITTVQQLSAAVQGIDAARGGEVRVRSLQEHARGLHAVWGGRADAAPAAP is encoded by the coding sequence ATGCCCCGTCGCGACGACCTGCGCTCGGTCCTCGTCATCGGCTCCGGCCCGATCGTCATCGGCCAGGCCTGCGAGTTCGACTACTCCGGCACCCAGGCGTGCCGGGTGCTGCGCGAGGAGGGCCTGCGGGTCGTCCTCGTCAACTCCAACCCGGCCACGATCATGACGGACCCGGAGTTCGCCGACGCCACCTACGTCGAGCCGATCACCCCGGAGTTCGTCGAGAAGATCATCGAGGTCGAGCGGCCGGACGCCGTCCTCGCGACCCTCGGCGGGCAGACGGCGCTCAACACGGCCATCGCGCTGCACGACCGCGGCGTGCTGGAGAAGTACGGCGTCGAGCTCATCGGCGCGGACGTCGAGGCCATCCAGAAGGGCGAGGACCGCCAGGTCTTCAAGGAGATCGTCGCCCGCTGCGGCGCCGAGAGCGCCCGCAGCACGATGGCGCACACGCTCGAGGAGGCGCTGGTCGCCGCCGAGGAGCTGGGCTACCCCGTCGTCGTCCGGCCGTCCTTCACGATGGGCGGCCTCGGCTCCGGCTTCGCGCACGACGCCGCCGAGCTCGAGCGCTTCGCGGGCGCCGGCCTGCGGGCCAGCCCCACCAGCTCGGTCCTCCTCGAGGAGTCGATCCTCGGGTGGAAGGAGTACGAGCTCGAGCTCATGCGCGACGGCAAGGACAACGTCGTCGTCGTCTGCTCCATCGAGAACCTCGACCCGATGGGCGTCCACACCGGCGACTCGATCACCGTCGCGCCGGCGATGACGCTCACCGACCGCGAGTACCAGCACATGCGGGACGTGGCCATCGCCGTCATCCGCGAGGTCGGCGTCGACACCGGCGGCTGCAACATCCAGTTCGCCGTCGACCCGCGCGACGGGCGCATGGTCGTCATCGAGATGAACCCGCGCGTCTCGCGCAGCTCGGCGCTGGCGTCGAAGGCGACGGGCTTCCCCATCGCCAAGATCGCCGCGCGGCTGGCCGTCGGCTACACGCTCGACGAGATCCCCAACGACATCACGCGCACGACGCCGGCGAGCTTCGAGCCCGCGCTCGACTACGTCGTCGTCAAGGTGCCCCGCTTCGCCTTCGAGAAGTTCCCGGCGGCCGACGCGTCGCTGACGACGACGATGAAGAGCGTCGGCGAGGCCATGGCCATCGGCCGCAGCTTCCCCGAGGCGCTGCAGAAGGCGCTGCGCTCGCTGGAGAAGCGCGGCTCCTCCTTCCACTGGGACGGCGCCCCGGCCGGCCCCGAGGAGCTCGACTCGCTCATGGCCCAGGTGGCCGTGCCGACGGACGGGCGCATCGTCGCCGTCCAGCAGGCGCTGCGGGCCGGCGTCGGGGTCGACGTGCTCCACGAGGCGACGGGCATCGACCCGTGGTTCCTCGAGGAGATGGCCGGGATCGAGGAGGTCGCGGCCGAGGTGGCGGCCTCGCCCGAGCTGACGGTCGACCTGCTCCGGCGCGCCAAGCGGGCCGGGTTCTCCGACGCCCAGCTCGGCGCGCTGCGCTCGATGCCCGAGGACGTCGTCCGCGGCGTGCGGCACGCGCTGGGCGTGCGGCCGGTCTACAAGACGGTCGACACCTGCGCGGCGGAGTTCGCCTCCGCCACGCCGTACCACTACTCGAGCTACGACGAGGAGGACGAGGTCGCCCCCAGCGACCGCCGCAAGGTCCTCATCCTCGGCTCGGGCCCCAACCGCATCGGCCAGGGCGTCGAGTTCGACTACTCCTGCGTCCACGCGGCCTTCGCCCTGCGCGACGCCGGCTACGAGACCGTCATGGTCAACTGCAACCCCGAGACGGTGTCGACCGACTACGACACCTCCGACCGCCTGTACTTCGAGCCGCTGACCCTCGAGGACGTCCTCGAGGTCGTCGCCGCCGAGCAGCGCAGCGGCGAGGTCGTCGGCGTCGTCGTCCAGCTCGGCGGCCAGACCCCGCTCGGCCTGGCCCGCGGGCTCGAGGAGGCCGGCGTCCCGGTCGTCGGGACGTCGCCGTCGGCCATCGACCTCGCCGAGGACCGCGGCGCCTTCGGGCGCGTCCTCGCCGCCGCGGGGCTGTCCTCGCCGCGGTGGGGCACGGCGGCGTCGGCCAAGGAGGCCGTGGCCGTCGCCGAGGACATCGGCTACCCCGTCCTCGTCCGCCCGTCCTTCGTCCTCGGCGGGCGCGGCATGGAGATCGTCTACGACCGCGAGACGCTCGCCGGGTACGTGGCCCGCGCCCGCGCCACCGGCGTCGTCGTCAGCCCGGACCACCCGCTCCTCGTGGACCGGTTCCTCGAGGACGCGATCGAGATCGACGTCGACGCGCTCTTCGACGGCGAGGAGATGTACCTCGGCGGCGTCATGGAGCACATCGAGGAGGCCGGGGTGCACTCCGGCGACTCGGCGTGCGTCCTGCCGCCCGCGACGCTCGGCCGCCGCGAGGTGGAGCGGGTCCGCCGGCACACCGAGGCCATCGCCCGGGGGATCGGCGTCCGCGGGCTGCTCAACGTGCAGTTCGCCCTCGCCGGCGACGTCCTCCACGTCCTCGAGGCGAACCCGCGCGCCAGCCGTACGGTGCCGTTCGTCGCCAAGGCGACGGGCGTGCAGGTCGCGAAGGCCTGCGCCCGCGTCATGCTCGGCGCGACGATCGCGGAGCTGCGCGAGGAGGGGCTCCTGCCCCGCGAGGGCGACGGCGGCTCGCTGCCGCTGGGCGCGCCGGTCGCCGTCAAGGAGGCGGTCCTGCCCTTCAAGCGCTTCCGCACCCCGGCGGGCGACGTCGTCGACTCCCTGCTCGGCCCGGAGATGCGCTCGACGGGCGAGGTCATGGGCATCGACGTCGACGTGCCGACGGCCTTCGCCAAGTCGCAGACCGCCGCCTACGGGGGCCTGCCGACGAGCGGTCGGGTCTTCGTCTCGGTCTCCGACCGCGACAAGCGCGCGCTCGTCCTGCCGGTCAAGCGGCTCGTCGAGCTCGGCTTCGAGGTGCTCGCGACCGAGGGGACCGCGGAGGTGCTGCAGCGCAACGGCATCCGCAGCACCGTCGTCCGCAAGCACAGCGCCGGCCCGGGCCCGTCGGTGGACGGCGCCCCGGGGGAGCCCACGGTCGTCCAGCGGATCCTCGCCGGGGACGTCGACGTCGTCGTCAACACGCCCTCGGGGACGGCGGCGCGGGCCGACGGCTACGAGATCCGCGCGGCCACGACGGCGATGGACAAGCCGATCATCACGACGGTGCAGCAGCTGTCCGCGGCCGTCCAGGGCATCGACGCCGCCCGCGGCGGCGAGGTCCGCGTCCGCAGCCTCCAGGAGCACGCCCGCGGCCTGCACGCCGTGTGGGGCGGCCGGGCGGACGCCGCGCCGGCGGCGCCGTGA
- the pyrF gene encoding orotidine-5'-phosphate decarboxylase encodes MSPVTPVSPGSAGTGARRPFGARLSEASAALGPLAVGVDPHPGLLDAWGLPDDPSGLERFALTCLEALGGTVAAVKPQAAFFERHGSRGVAVLERLLAGLADAGTLSVLDVKRGDVGSTMTAYAQASLADGAPLAADAVTLSPFLGVGSLRPALDLAAATGRGVFVLALTSNPEGAAVQHARDAGGVAVAAAVARAAAAENAGALARGELGSVGLVVGATTGTAAADLGVDLVGCGGPLLAPGVGAQGAGPAELAQVFGPARGQVLATSSRAVLAAGPSVGALRAAARDAAERCALALAP; translated from the coding sequence GTGAGCCCCGTGACCCCCGTGAGCCCCGGCTCGGCCGGGACGGGCGCGCGGCGCCCCTTCGGCGCCCGCCTCTCCGAGGCCTCCGCGGCCCTCGGGCCGCTGGCCGTCGGCGTCGACCCCCACCCGGGGCTGCTCGACGCGTGGGGCCTGCCCGACGACCCGTCGGGGCTCGAGCGCTTCGCCCTCACCTGCCTGGAGGCCCTCGGCGGGACGGTCGCCGCCGTCAAGCCGCAGGCCGCCTTCTTCGAGCGGCACGGCAGCCGGGGCGTCGCCGTCCTCGAGCGGCTCCTGGCCGGGCTGGCGGACGCCGGCACGCTGAGCGTCCTCGACGTCAAGCGCGGCGACGTCGGCAGCACGATGACGGCCTACGCGCAGGCCTCGCTGGCCGACGGCGCCCCCCTGGCGGCGGACGCGGTGACCCTCTCGCCCTTCCTCGGCGTGGGGTCGCTGCGCCCCGCGCTCGACCTCGCCGCCGCCACCGGCCGGGGCGTCTTCGTGCTCGCGCTGACGTCGAACCCCGAGGGCGCGGCCGTGCAGCACGCCCGGGACGCGGGCGGCGTCGCGGTCGCCGCCGCGGTGGCCCGCGCGGCGGCGGCGGAGAACGCCGGGGCGCTCGCCCGCGGCGAGCTCGGCTCCGTCGGCCTCGTCGTCGGCGCGACGACGGGGACGGCCGCGGCCGACCTCGGCGTCGACCTCGTCGGGTGCGGCGGGCCCCTCCTCGCCCCGGGCGTGGGCGCGCAGGGCGCCGGGCCGGCCGAGCTCGCGCAGGTCTTCGGCCCGGCGCGCGGCCAGGTGCTCGCGACGTCGAGCCGGGCCGTCCTCGCGGCCGGCCCCTCCGTGGGCGCCCTGCGCGCCGCGGCCCGCGACGCCGCGGAGCGGTGCGCCCTGGCGCTCGCGCCGTGA
- the rpoZ gene encoding DNA-directed RNA polymerase subunit omega codes for MSGTVAAPEGITDPPIDDLLEAADSKYALVIYGAKRARQINAYYAQLSEGLLENVGPLVETHVQEKPLSVALREIDAGLLTVRPLAEGEVEGVELTIGPDGGVDGLLTEDDVPAQG; via the coding sequence GTGTCCGGAACCGTCGCCGCCCCCGAGGGCATCACCGACCCGCCGATCGACGACCTCCTCGAGGCCGCCGACTCCAAGTACGCCCTCGTCATCTACGGCGCCAAGCGCGCCCGTCAGATCAACGCGTACTACGCCCAGCTCTCCGAGGGCCTCCTCGAGAACGTGGGCCCGCTCGTCGAGACCCACGTGCAGGAGAAGCCGCTCTCCGTGGCGCTGCGCGAGATCGACGCCGGCCTGCTCACCGTCCGCCCGCTCGCCGAGGGCGAGGTCGAGGGCGTCGAGCTGACCATCGGCCCCGACGGCGGGGTCGACGGCCTCCTCACCGAGGACGACGTCCCGGCCCAGGGCTGA